Proteins encoded together in one Dermacentor variabilis isolate Ectoservices chromosome 2, ASM5094787v1, whole genome shotgun sequence window:
- the LOC142573370 gene encoding uncharacterized protein LOC142573370: MAHALPPFPSFDLRATDANNIGHEWTKWIERFGKFLLACDVTADARKKALLLHYVGEEVYDIFRFLPDSPRQAATATSTTQTTQSPSAPEYDAARAKLRAYFAPRVNWTFAIYKFRQAQQNVRETLDAFYAHLQQLSCHCNFKNVDADVQKQIILSTTSSCLRKYAMLHSLTLADLLKQGKILEDVERDVSEIKKNVDSNAAVLAVHKQGQHHGQHQ; the protein is encoded by the coding sequence ATGGCACACGCGCTCCCTCCCTTTCCAAGTTTCGACCTTCGCGCCACAGACGCCAACAATATTGGTCACGAATGGACCAAATGGATAGAAAGGTTCGGGAAATTTCTTTTAGCGTGTGATGTCACAGCAGATGCACGCAAGAAAGCGCTCCTCCTGCACTACGTCGGCGAGGAAGTCTACGACATATTTCGCTTTCTCCCCGACAGCCCTAGACAAGCTGCAACAGCTACAAGCACGACCCAGACCACGCAGAGCCCATCGGCGCCAGAATACGATGCCGCACGAGCGAAACTGAGAGCATACTTCGCCCCGCGAGTGAACTGGACATTTGCGATCTACAAATTTCGCCAAGCCCAGCAAAATGTTCGTGAGACACTGGACGCCTTCTACGCGCACCTCCAGCAGCTCTCTTGCCACTGTAACTTCAAGAACGTCGACGCTGATGTCCAGAAGCAAATAATCCTCTCCACAACCTCGTCTTGCCTTCGAAAATATGCAATGCTTCATTCCCTCACTTTAGCAGACTTGCTTAAACAGGGAAAAATACTCGAGGATGTCGAACGGGATGTatcagaaataaaaaagaacgtcGATAGCAATGCGGCCGTGCTTGCAGTGCACAAGCAAGGACAGCACCATGGCCAACACCAATGA